The genome window CATCAAGGCCATCCATTCCCTGCTCATGCGCCAGGAGGACCACGAGGCCCTGGTGCTGCCCCGCTCCCTCAGCCAGCTCTATTCCAAGGTGCGCGACTTTTTCGTGGCCGAGGAGGACGGGGAGGTCATCGGCTGCGTGGCCCTGTCCATCACCTGGAGCGACCTGGCCGAAATCCGGTCCCTGGTGGTGACCAAGGCCCAGCGCGGCACCGGCCTGGGGCGCAAGCTGGTGGAAACTGCCATGAGCGAGGGCGTGACCCTGGGCATCTACACGATTTTCACCCTGACCGAAGTCCCGGACTTTTTTGCAAAACTGGGATACACGGTCACGGAAAAGGACAACCTGAACCAGAAAATCTGGGCGGATTGTCTCAACTGTCCCCGGTTTCCGGACCACTGCAACGAAGTGGCCATGACCATTCAACTCTAACCCTTATCCGGCAGGACCATTATGGCCCACAAACTGATACCGTTCATCAAGGCAGAGGAAATCGAGCAACGCGTCCAGGAACTGGGCAGGGAAATCACCGCGGCATACGATGACGACAACCCCCTGGTTTGCGTCTGCGTACTCAAGGGCGGATTCCTGTTCTTCTCGGACCTCATCCGCAAGATCGACAAGGACCTGGAAGTGGACTTCGTGCGCCTGGCCAGCTACGGCACGGCCACGGCCCGCGGCGAGGACATCCTGTTTTCCAAGGACATGGAAGTGCCCATCGACGGGCGCGACGTGCTCATCGTGGAGGATATCGTGGACACGGGCCACTCCATGGACTTCCTCAAGCATGTTTTGTTGAAGCGGCGTCCTAAAAGTTTGAAAATCTGTGCGCTTGTTGATAAGAATGAACGTCGGGAAATCGACATTGAGGTCGATTTCGCCGGATTCAGGATCCCTGAAGGGTTCATCGTGGGCTACGGCCTGGACTATGCAGAGCGCTACCGGGAACTGGACGCCATCTATGAGCTGGTGACCGACCCCGGCAAATAACCTGCGGACAAGACTGGAGATCGCCCAATGATTGTCACATGCTCCAACTGCAATACCAAATACAATCTGCCCGAAGACAAGATCGCCCCGGGCGGTTCCAAGGTCAAATGCTCCAAGTGCGGCCACCAGTTCAAGGTGGAGCCGCCCAAACCCGAGGAAGAGGAAGTGGAAGCCCTGCTCGAGGACGAGGCCCCGGCCCCGGAAACCGATGCGGGCGACGCCTTTGACGAGGAATTCGACGAGGCCCTGGCCCAGGACGCCGCTTCGGACGAGGACGGCGAACTGGATATAGAGGAGCCCTCGGAAGACGAGGCCGACACCGGGGTGGACGCCCCGCCCGCCGACGACTTCGGCGACCTCTTCGACGACCAGGAAGAGCTGGAGGAGCCCGGCGAGGACAGCGTGCTCGAGGGTGACGAAGGCGACCTCTTCGAGGAAGGCGCGGACGAGGAGCAGCCCGAGGAAGCCGAGGAAGAAGACGAAGGCGACCTGGGCGGCCTGTTCGACGACCAGGAAGAGGAAGCCGAGGAAGAAGACGAAGGCGACATCTTCGACGACGAAGAGGAAGAGGACGACGATGAAGACGAACAGGACGACCTGTTCGACGACCTGAACCTGGACGAAAAGCCCAGGCGCAGGGGCCTCGGCCTGATCATCGTTCTCCTGCTGGTGGCCCTGGTGGCCGCGGGCGTCTACTTCCAGGTCTGGAAATTCGTAGGCCTGGATCTCTCGGGCAGCCTCGGCAACATCCCGCTGGTGGGCACCCTGTTCACCGACGGCGACATGCCCGACGCGGAGCCCGGCGAATCGCCCGAGCAGAAGGTCAACAAGATCGAGCTGGACAACGTGCGCCAGTTCTACGTCAAGAACGAAAAGGTCGGCGTGCTCTTCGTCATCCAGGGAACGGCCGTGAACAAGTTCCCCAACCCCAAGGAACGCATCAAGGTCCAGGCCGAGCTCTTCGACGCCCAGACCAAGGTGGTGGCCTCCCAGACACTGCTCTGCGGCAACCAGCTGTCCATGTTCCAGCTGCAGGTGCAGACCCGCGAGGAAATCGAGGAAGGCCTCCAGTCCGAAGTGGGCGTGCTCTCCAACAACACCTTCCTGCGGCCCGGAGCCTCCACGCCGTTCATGTTCGTGTTCTTCGACCAGCCCATGAACGACATCAAGGAATTCGGCGTCAAGGTCGTGGACGCGCAAAATCCCGAATAGCCGAACGCTTCAAGCAACGACAAGGCCCGGAGGACGCATTGTTCTCCGGGCCTTGTTTTACCCAAAGGCCGCGCGTAACCGCCTGCGCAATCAGGGCGTCATTATGCTTGACATGATATTGAAAATCGTTTTCATATTATGCCGCCAAGCAAGAGGAGCCGTCATCATGCTGGAAACAGATCTCATCAGCACCTGCCTTCCGGGCAAGACCTGCGAAGGGTGCGCCAAGGAGCAGCTCCTGGACACCCTGCACCAGTTCGCGGAGTCCCTGGGCGAGGCCATCGACGCCAAGGACCCGTGCACGCGCTTCCATTCCGAGCAGGTGGCCGAGGTTTCGGCGGCCATTGCCCGGGAAATGGGGCTTTCCGACCATGACGTGCGCATGATCCACATTGCCGGGCACCTGCACGACATCGGTAAGATCGGCATTCCGGACGCGATCCTGCGCAAGACGAACTTCCTGACCAGCACGGAATGGGAGCACATCCGCACCCACCCGGAGCTCGGGGCCATCATCGTCCGGCCCGTGGAGGCCTTTTCCCCGCCCGGAGGCGTGGCCGACATCATCCTGCACCATCATGAGCTGTACGACGGCTCGGGCTACCCCTATGGCCGCTCCGGCACGGACATCCCGCTGGGCTCGCGCATCATCACGGTGGCCGACGCGCTTTCGGCCAGGATGCAGCACCGCCCCTACCGGCAGGGGGCGCGTTTCGACGTGGCCGTGCGCGCAATCCTCCACTGCGCGGGCACACACTACGACCCCCTGGTGGTGTCGGCCTTCGAGGCAGCGGTCCGGGAGCTCGGCGAACGGATCCTGACCGGCTGAGGTCCGTGCCGGGCGGCGGTGCCGCCGTCCCTTTCATCAAATTCTCCCAACCAGCAAGATCGTCCAATCGCCCAGGGCGCGTCCGGTGCATCCTGGCCAAAAAGGAGGATCACATGATCACGCGTTTCGATTCGTTCAATACGGCGGGGGAGGACGGCTGGAACAGGCATCCGGCCTTCGAGGGGGTCTATCTCAAGGCCGTGGTGACCGGCGGCCAGAGCAACAACATGTTCAGCGCCCACCTGGTGCGCATCGAACCCGGCTGCGCCATCGGCCTGCACGACCACCCGGGACACTGGGAACTGCACGAGGTCCTGGAGGGGCACGGCTCCTGCGAGCTGGAAGACGCGCACCTCGAATATGCGCCCGGCGTCTGCGAGGTCATGCCGCAGGGCCGCCCCCATACGGTCTCGGCCGGGGAAAAAGGCCTCAAGCTGCTCGCCAAGTTCGTGCCCGCTCTGGTATGACGGGGGCATGAATCGGGGCTACAGGGACGGACTCCACTACATGCAGGTGCCCGCGCTGGACGGCGTGGGCCTGGTGCACGCCGAGGGCGTGAGCCGCAGCGTTTCGCGCCATGCGCACGACTCCCTGTGCTTCGGCGCAGTGCTGGAGGGCGCGCGCGATTTCGGCGAGGGCGAAACCGGAGTCACGGTGCGGGCGGGTCAGGTCATGGCCATCAATCCGCAGCAGGTGCACGCCTGCGGCATGGACGGGCCGTGCTCCTACGTCATGTTCAGCGTCAGGCCCGAAGCCCTGGACCGGGCCCTGGCCGAAATCGGCCTGCCCGCAAACCCCCCGCCCCAGATCCGGGACCTGGTCATCCACGACCCGGCCCTGTACAGCCGGATCGTGCGGCTCTCGGAAGTCACCCTGCGCCATGGCGACCCCCTGGAATCGCAGGCCCTGTACCTGGACATCCTGGCCCGGCTGCTGAGCGAGCACGCCGGGCTGGAGACCCCGCCCCTGCCCGACGAGCCCGAGGCCGTGGCCAGGGCGCGCGAATACCTGGACGAGCATTTTGCCCAAGGGGTCTCCCTGGCGGACCTGGCCCGCGCGGCAGGGCTGAGCCCGTTTCATCTCAGCCGGGTGTTCACGGCCCGCACCGGGCTGCCGCCCCACGAATACCAGACGGCCCGACGCATCCGGCGCGCCAAGCAACTCCTGGAAGCGGGCGAGCCCGCGGCCCAGGTCGCCGTGGCCTGCGGCTTTTCGGACCAGAGCCACCTTTCCCGCGCCTTCAAGCGCATCATGGGCATGACGCCCGGCCAGTACGCCGAGGCGCACGGGCATTGATGCCATTCCCCCCAAAAAAACAAGCCCCGGCCATGGCCGGGGTTGTGCGCCGTTGAAACGGGTTGCTGCCCAAAAAAGGCACGAGGACGCAATGCGTCGTCAGTCCCCGAGGATCTCGACGATCTCGTCGATGCTTTCCAGGGCCAGTTCGAAATCGCCCTTGTGCACGCGATCCTGGAGGATCAGGATCGCGTCCTCCAGGCTGGTGCCCTGGGCGATGAGCACCAGCTCGTCGGCGGCCTCGCCCGCCCCGTCACTCTGTTCGGTCACCAGGTGGTGCAGTTCGTAGAGCACGGGCGCCAGTTCGTCGCGCGGGAGGCCGTCATCCGGTGCGCCGGAGCCTTTGCCGGAGGCCTTGTTCCGGGAAACGAGCTTGGCGGCCGAGGTCAGCACGGTGTGCAGTTCGTCGGAAAATGCCGGAACCTGGGAATGGGCCTTGTCCACATCGCCCTTGCGCAGGGCGAACTCCAGGTTGGCGGCCAGGGTGGAAAGCCGTTTGGCCGCGAGGTTGCCGGAGGCCCCCTTGACGCTGTGCACCAGGCGCAGGGCCTTTTCCGAGCCGCCGCCGCGCAGATACTGCTGCAGGTCGTGGGCCGTGGACGCATACCGCTCCAGGAATTCCTCCCAGAGCTGCGCGTACAGTTCCTCGTTGCCGGAAAGGAGATCCAGCCCGGCTTCGCAGTCGATGCCCGGCAGCGCGTCGGACGCGATCTCGCAGGTTTCCACCGGGGTGGGCTCTGCCGCGAAGTCCTCGTCGTCGATGTCCAGCGGATTGAGCCAGCGGGCCAGGGTCTCGTACAGGTGCTTCACCTCGATGGGCTTGGGCGTGTAGTCGTTCATGCCAGCGGCCAGGCATTTTTCCCGGTCCCCGCTCATGGCGTGGGCGGTCATGGCAATGATGGGCAGGTCTGCGAAACGCTTGTCCGCGCGCAGGGCCTTGGTCACTTCGAAGCCGTCCATACCCGGCATCTGGATGTCCAGAAGCAGGGCGTCGTATTCCTTTTCCTTCAGGGTCTGGATGGTCCCGCTGCCCGTATCGACCACGTCCACGGCCATGCCCTGGCTTTCCAGGATTTCCTTGGCCACCTGCTGGTTGATGGGGTTGTCCTCGGCCAGCAGCACCCTGTGGCCGCGCAGGTTGGCCAGGGTGGCGGAAACGGTCACGTCGCGGGAAAGCTTGTGGCCGCTGTCGAAGAGCAGCATGATGCTGTCGAACAGGATGGAGCGGTTCAGGGGCTTGAGCACGAAGGAATCGAAAAGCTGTTCCTTTTCCGTGATGTTTTCCAGGTTGCTGGCATAGTCGGTCATGAGCAGGATGCGGGTGAACCGGAACCCGCTCGCGTCCCGGTCGCGGATCTTTGCCTCCAGCTCGCTGAAGTCGGGCATACCGTAATCAATGAGCGCCAGGTCGTAGGGATGCCCCTTGTCTTCCGCGGCCCGCGCCATTTCCAGGGCAGTGACACTGCCGGAGGCGTCCTCGCATTCCAGGCCCAGCCCGCGCAAAATCTCGAGAATGGCCTCGCGGGCCGTGGCGTTGTCATCCACCACCAGCACCCGCTTGCCCGAGGCTTCCGCCGGCAGGGGCTGCAGTTCCTCCCGACCCACGGGCTGCAGGCCGAAGGTGGCGGTGAAGCTGAAGATGGTTCCCCTGCCCGGCTCGCTTTCCGCCTCGATGCTGCCGTCCATGAGCTCCACGAAATTCTTGGCGATGCTCAGGCCCAGGCCCGTGCCGCCGTAGCGCCGGGTGGTGGAGGTCTCGGCCTGGGTAAAGGGGTCGAAAATGGTTTTCAGCTTGTCCTCGGGAACCCCGATGCCCGTATCCACCACGGCGAAGAACAGGGTGGCCTTTTCCGCGGAGGATTCCTTGACGTCGATGACGATGGAAACCTCGCCCTGGTCCGTGAACTTAACCGCGTTGCTGGTCAGGTTGTTGAGCACCTGCTTGAGCCGGGTGGGGTCGCCGATGAGCGCGCAGGGGGTTTCGTCCTTGAGCCAGACAATGAGCTCCAACCCCTTGCGCGAGGCGTTGTGGGCCGCGATGCTCGAGACCTCGGCCAGCACGTCCCGCAGGTTGAAGGGCACGTGTTCCAGCTCCACCTTGCCGGCCTCCACCTTGGAGAGGTCCAGGATGTCGTTGATGAGGCCCAGCAGGGATTTGGCCGCAATGTCGATCTTGGAGGCGTAATCGGTCTGGCGCGCCGTGAGTTCGGTCTGGAGGATGAGATGGGCCATGCCGATGATGGCGTTCATGGGGGTGCGGATCTCATGGCTCATCTTGGCCAGGAATTCGCTCTTGGCCGAGTTGGCCAGTTCGGCCTCCTGGGTGGCCTTTTCCAGCTCCATGACCAGGGAGGACAAGCGCTCGGCGTTCTCCTCCTGGATGTCCTTGGCCATCTGCATGTCCTCGGCGTGCCGCTCCATGGCCGCCTCGGCCTCCTTCCACTTGGTCACGTCCGTGCCCGTGGCCACGATGCCGATGGGCTCGCGCTGCGCACCGAGCATGCGGGTCACGTTCCAGACGATGGTGCGCTCCTGGCCGTCCGCGCCCACCACCTCGTTTTCGAAATCCAGGGTGGCCTCGCCGCCCAACACCCGGTCGATGTCGCCCATGACCACCTCGCGCTCCTCGGGCGGAATGAAGATCTCCAGGTAGTTGCAGCCCACCACCTCGCTGCGTTTCTTGCCCAGCAGGGTCTCGGCCTCCCTGTTGAACTCCAGCACGGTGTAATCCGTGGAAATGATCAGGATGATGTTGCCCAGGGTCTCCAGCAGGGCGTCCAGCCGCACCCGGGCCTCGGCCTGCGCGGTGCCGCACGGCTCCGGGGAAAGGCGGACCAGCCGGACGCGCTCCCCGGCCGCCGAAACGGTCCGCAGGGAAAGGGACACCGGCGTTTCCGCGCCGGAAAGGGTCAGGACCGAAGCCCGCTGGCCGTCCGCGTCCGCCCCGCTCTTGAGCAGGGCGTCCAGCCCCGGCATGCGCACCAGCTCCAGGAGGTTGTGCCCGGCCATGTCCTGGTCCCGCTCCAGGTCGGTGCAAAAAAGCTGTTCCCCCGGCCGGTTGGCCGCGATCACCCCGCCGTCCGGGCGCGCCGCCAGGACCGGTCCCGGAAGGACGGCAAGGAAATCAGGGAGTTGCTCTCGGGTCAGTTCCAGCATGATTTCGGGCACCCGGGTTGGAATTGCATGCGCATGTACACCTGTTTGCCGGAAAAGTACCATCATCCCGCAGAGGTGGGAAGCCCCAGTACGTTATTAAGGTGTGGAAGCCAAAAAGGAAACGCCCGGATGAACCGGGCGTTGTTTCTCGGGCTATTGCCCTCCGGGGGAGAAGGACAGGACGTCCTTGCCCAATCGCCACCCGGGGCGCGACTTGACGATGTTCTTGACCGCGGGGCAGTACCAGAAGGTTTCGTGGTCCACCCAGTTTTCAAACCTCGCCCAATGCTTACGCTCGATCCGGAAGGCCTTGTACTTGGCCCCCGCGACATCAATCTCCTGAAAATCCGCGACAGTGTATTCGTTTTCGTACCACTTGTTCCCCCCGGCCGTGGCCGGGCCGACATAGGCGTCCTTCCAGTGCTTGCCGACGTATATGGGGAAACTCAGCCGGACCGGAGCGGGGTCGGACACCCTCATGTCCTTTTCTTCGTTCAGGTCCCGCATTCCGACAATCTGGAATTTGTTGTTGTAGCGATATTGATAGTTGAAACCGGCTTCCGAGCGTTCCTCCAGGTCAAATGCCCCGTCCGGATAGACCTTCACGATGGATTCGGTGTAGGTTTCCACGCCTTTTGCCCTTGAAAAGGCCTTGCTGACCCAGGTGTCGCCCACGACCATTTGCGGGAATTCGGCCCGGAAGGAGTCGTCCACCGGGATGGTTTTTCCGGGGAGATCGGGCGAAAGGGCGGGCCTGGAAGCGACGCATCCCAGACAGAGCAGGAGCAGCGCGAGCAATGAACAGGAAAACAGCCTCATAATTCCTCCTATATTTGAAGAGGAAATCACCTACCAAGCCGACATTTTCCCGTCAAGGAGGGTCGACACAACAAAACGAAAAGGCCATCAAACATATTCGCGCTCAACGACATCATCCTGAGGGCATAATGGCAACCAACCAACAAACCACAATTGTTTTTTCACACATCCCCTTGGATACAAATAAGACCGTGATTCAGTCAGATCAGGCAATGAACACATCCGCTGACTCTTTCTTTGCCATATAAAACTGTAACCTAGGTATCTTTCCAACATGCCAAAACAGCAGCGAAAACCCATAACCTCAGACGGGTTGTGACAAACACGGGAGAAGCCATGTCAAATAAGATTTTTGTAGGCACAAGCCTGGATGGATATATCGCAGATCGTGATGGCGGACTTGAATTTCTCGAGACTGTCCCCAACCCGGGCGGGAAGGATCTTGGATTTGTGCCATTCATGAATAGTATCGATGCAATTCTCATGGGACGAAAAACCTTGGAAGTCGTCCTCGCGTTTGATGTCCCATGGCCGTATTCAAAGCCGGTTTTCATACTGAGTTCAACAATGAAGACCACTCCTCAACAATTGACCAATAGGGTGGAAATTATATCGGGCGAGATAAAGGAAGTGGTGCGTGATCTTCACATACGAGGATTTAAGGACATCTACATAGATGGAGGCAAGCTTATTCAAAGCTTTCTAACCGAAGACATGGTCGATGAAATGATTGTGACTCAGATTCCCATATTACTCGGAGGTGGAACTCTCTTATTTGGGGCTCTTCC of Salidesulfovibrio onnuriiensis contains these proteins:
- a CDS encoding DUF3426 domain-containing protein; translation: MIVTCSNCNTKYNLPEDKIAPGGSKVKCSKCGHQFKVEPPKPEEEEVEALLEDEAPAPETDAGDAFDEEFDEALAQDAASDEDGELDIEEPSEDEADTGVDAPPADDFGDLFDDQEELEEPGEDSVLEGDEGDLFEEGADEEQPEEAEEEDEGDLGGLFDDQEEEAEEEDEGDIFDDEEEEDDDEDEQDDLFDDLNLDEKPRRRGLGLIIVLLLVALVAAGVYFQVWKFVGLDLSGSLGNIPLVGTLFTDGDMPDAEPGESPEQKVNKIELDNVRQFYVKNEKVGVLFVIQGTAVNKFPNPKERIKVQAELFDAQTKVVASQTLLCGNQLSMFQLQVQTREEIEEGLQSEVGVLSNNTFLRPGASTPFMFVFFDQPMNDIKEFGVKVVDAQNPE
- a CDS encoding cupin domain-containing protein, whose protein sequence is MITRFDSFNTAGEDGWNRHPAFEGVYLKAVVTGGQSNNMFSAHLVRIEPGCAIGLHDHPGHWELHEVLEGHGSCELEDAHLEYAPGVCEVMPQGRPHTVSAGEKGLKLLAKFVPALV
- a CDS encoding AraC family transcriptional regulator, whose amino-acid sequence is MNRGYRDGLHYMQVPALDGVGLVHAEGVSRSVSRHAHDSLCFGAVLEGARDFGEGETGVTVRAGQVMAINPQQVHACGMDGPCSYVMFSVRPEALDRALAEIGLPANPPPQIRDLVIHDPALYSRIVRLSEVTLRHGDPLESQALYLDILARLLSEHAGLETPPLPDEPEAVARAREYLDEHFAQGVSLADLARAAGLSPFHLSRVFTARTGLPPHEYQTARRIRRAKQLLEAGEPAAQVAVACGFSDQSHLSRAFKRIMGMTPGQYAEAHGH
- a CDS encoding dihydrofolate reductase family protein — encoded protein: MSNKIFVGTSLDGYIADRDGGLEFLETVPNPGGKDLGFVPFMNSIDAILMGRKTLEVVLAFDVPWPYSKPVFILSSTMKTTPQQLTNRVEIISGEIKEVVRDLHIRGFKDIYIDGGKLIQSFLTEDMVDEMIVTQIPILLGGGTLLFGALPSHMRFELIKSQVLLQALVQSHYRRIR
- a CDS encoding N-acetyltransferase; translated protein: MALIRKARIKDIKAIHSLLMRQEDHEALVLPRSLSQLYSKVRDFFVAEEDGEVIGCVALSITWSDLAEIRSLVVTKAQRGTGLGRKLVETAMSEGVTLGIYTIFTLTEVPDFFAKLGYTVTEKDNLNQKIWADCLNCPRFPDHCNEVAMTIQL
- a CDS encoding HD-GYP domain-containing protein translates to MLETDLISTCLPGKTCEGCAKEQLLDTLHQFAESLGEAIDAKDPCTRFHSEQVAEVSAAIAREMGLSDHDVRMIHIAGHLHDIGKIGIPDAILRKTNFLTSTEWEHIRTHPELGAIIVRPVEAFSPPGGVADIILHHHELYDGSGYPYGRSGTDIPLGSRIITVADALSARMQHRPYRQGARFDVAVRAILHCAGTHYDPLVVSAFEAAVRELGERILTG
- a CDS encoding PAS domain-containing hybrid sensor histidine kinase/response regulator; the encoded protein is MLELTREQLPDFLAVLPGPVLAARPDGGVIAANRPGEQLFCTDLERDQDMAGHNLLELVRMPGLDALLKSGADADGQRASVLTLSGAETPVSLSLRTVSAAGERVRLVRLSPEPCGTAQAEARVRLDALLETLGNIILIISTDYTVLEFNREAETLLGKKRSEVVGCNYLEIFIPPEEREVVMGDIDRVLGGEATLDFENEVVGADGQERTIVWNVTRMLGAQREPIGIVATGTDVTKWKEAEAAMERHAEDMQMAKDIQEENAERLSSLVMELEKATQEAELANSAKSEFLAKMSHEIRTPMNAIIGMAHLILQTELTARQTDYASKIDIAAKSLLGLINDILDLSKVEAGKVELEHVPFNLRDVLAEVSSIAAHNASRKGLELIVWLKDETPCALIGDPTRLKQVLNNLTSNAVKFTDQGEVSIVIDVKESSAEKATLFFAVVDTGIGVPEDKLKTIFDPFTQAETSTTRRYGGTGLGLSIAKNFVELMDGSIEAESEPGRGTIFSFTATFGLQPVGREELQPLPAEASGKRVLVVDDNATAREAILEILRGLGLECEDASGSVTALEMARAAEDKGHPYDLALIDYGMPDFSELEAKIRDRDASGFRFTRILLMTDYASNLENITEKEQLFDSFVLKPLNRSILFDSIMLLFDSGHKLSRDVTVSATLANLRGHRVLLAEDNPINQQVAKEILESQGMAVDVVDTGSGTIQTLKEKEYDALLLDIQMPGMDGFEVTKALRADKRFADLPIIAMTAHAMSGDREKCLAAGMNDYTPKPIEVKHLYETLARWLNPLDIDDEDFAAEPTPVETCEIASDALPGIDCEAGLDLLSGNEELYAQLWEEFLERYASTAHDLQQYLRGGGSEKALRLVHSVKGASGNLAAKRLSTLAANLEFALRKGDVDKAHSQVPAFSDELHTVLTSAAKLVSRNKASGKGSGAPDDGLPRDELAPVLYELHHLVTEQSDGAGEAADELVLIAQGTSLEDAILILQDRVHKGDFELALESIDEIVEILGD
- the hpt gene encoding hypoxanthine phosphoribosyltransferase; amino-acid sequence: MAHKLIPFIKAEEIEQRVQELGREITAAYDDDNPLVCVCVLKGGFLFFSDLIRKIDKDLEVDFVRLASYGTATARGEDILFSKDMEVPIDGRDVLIVEDIVDTGHSMDFLKHVLLKRRPKSLKICALVDKNERREIDIEVDFAGFRIPEGFIVGYGLDYAERYRELDAIYELVTDPGK